A genomic segment from Nematostella vectensis chromosome 6, jaNemVect1.1, whole genome shotgun sequence encodes:
- the LOC5521573 gene encoding glutamine amidotransferase-like class 1 domain-containing protein 3, mitochondrial, translating to MIAGMMHSTLMLSAISKALLRRGPLFSTSVQHHKSVAVVLSGCGVFDGSEVHEASSILVHLSRAGADVSIYAPDIPQMHVINHAKGQPSEETRNVLHESARIARGKITALSELNSANHDAVVFPGGFGAAKNLSTFATEGADLKVNDQVQKTIQEFHSSKKPIGLCCIAPVIAAKLIPGCEVTVGQDTDDGTGKWPYAGTAEAITKMNSKHINKNVDEIHIDSANKLVTTPAFMCETRLHEIHDGIGKMVEAIMDLAN from the exons ATGATCGCTGGGATGATGCACTCAACTTTGATGTTGTCGGCAATTAGTAAAGCTCTGCTTAGAAGAGGGCCGCTGTTCAGTACTTCGGTGCAGCATCATAAATCTGTCGCAGTG GTCTTATCGGGTTGCGGTGTTTTCGATGGATCAGAAGTACACGAGGCATCATC TATTCTGGTTCACCTGAGCCGTGCCGGTGCAGACGTCAGCATTTACGCACCAGACATACCCCAGATGCATGTTATCAATCATGCGAAAGGGCAACCCTCTGAGGAAACAAG GAATGTACTTCATGAATCCGCCAGGATTGCAAGAGGAAAGATCACAGCTCTGTCAGAGTTGAATTCTGCGAATCATGATGCAGTTGTTTTTCCTGGAGGGTTTGGGGCTGCCAAGAACTT gtcAACTTTTGCTACTGAAGGAGCAGATCTTAAAGTTAATGATCAGGTTCAAAAGACCATCCAGGAATTCCATTCATCTAAAAAGCCTATTGG GTTATGCTGTATTGCCCCAGTGATTGCTGCAAAG CTGATTCCAGGGTGTGAGGTGACAGTTGGACAAGACACCGACGATGGAACTGGAAAATGGCCATATGCAGGAACAGCTGAAGCCATCACTAAGATGAACTCAAAGCACATTAACAAGAATGTGGAT GAAATCCATATTGATTCAGCAAACAAATTGGTTACAACTCCAGCATTCATGTGTGAAACAAGACTCCATGAGATACACGATGGCATAGGGAAAATGGTGGAAGCCATTATGGATTTAGCAAATTAA